Proteins co-encoded in one Medicago truncatula cultivar Jemalong A17 chromosome 8, MtrunA17r5.0-ANR, whole genome shotgun sequence genomic window:
- the LOC11416399 gene encoding cysteine-rich repeat secretory protein 38 isoform X3, whose protein sequence is MKTSPHNMTYTTRFLSFILLNLLLFMILTTAQSPFYMYSVCENSTQKILNASYQSNVNNFLSWTTSDSAKQTVSNHNTIVSNNNNDHDTVYGFYDCRGDITGSFCQFCINTVVRDIAKYCPNSVSAMIWYDLCIMGYTNQNPSGRVIVTPSWNVTGSKIVKDSTELAKSENNMMSLIRKVTTEGNPNWAMGEFNWSDTEKRYGMVQCNRDLSKDGCRQCLEAMLDRVPQCCGTKVGWVVVSPSCGMKIDDYNFYGQQTGSPSPLPNPGKQEGSSKTKTLIIILVTVPLAVALLSCCVYYCWRKNGLGKASLLGGFFLRTTTPIAFRDNVQEEELLNADLPTIPLTVIQQATNNFSESSKLGEGGFGPVYKKLLSKGMQRCQVKV, encoded by the exons ATGAAAACGTCACCACACAACATGACTTATACTACAAGGTTTCTAAGCTTCATTCTCCTTAATCTCCTCCTCTTCATGATCCTAACAACTGCACAATCACCATTTTATATGTATAGTGTTTGCGAGAATTCAACTCAAAAAATACTCAACGCTTCGTACCAATCCAACGTTAACAACTTTCTGTCATGGACAACATCGGATTCTGCCAAACAAACAGTATCTAACCACAACACCATagttagcaacaacaacaatgatcaTGATACGGTTTATGGGTTCTATGATTGTCGGGGTGACATCACAGGAAGTTTCTGTCAATTTTGTATCAACACTGTTGTTAGAGATATTGCAAAATATTGTCCCAACAGTGTCTCAGCTATGATATGGTATGATTTATGCATCATGGGTTACACTAACCAGAATCCCTCGGGAAGAGTTATTGTAACTCCATCATGGAATGTAACCGGATCTAAAATCGTTAAAGACTCGACAGAACTTGCGAAATCTGAGAATAACATGATGAGTTTGATACGAAAAGTGACGACAGAAGGCAATCCCAATTGGGCAATGGGTGAGTTCAATTGGAGTGACACTGAGAAAAGGTATGGTATGGTGCAGTGTAATAGAGACCTTAGTAAGGATGGGTGTAGACAGTGTTTGGAGGCTATGTTGGATAGAGTTCCACAGTGCTGTGGAACAAAGGTTGGATGGGTAGTTGTGTCTCCTAGTTGTGGGATGAAGATTGATGATTATAATTTCTACGGACAACAAACAGGATCTCCTTCTCCTTTGCCAAATCCAG GCAAGCAGGAAGGATCAAGTAAAACTAAAACCTTAATCATCATCTTAGTAACTGTACCTTTGGCAGTAGCTCTACTAAGCTGTTGTGTCTACTATTGCTGGAGAAAGAATGGGTTAGGTAAAG CTTCCTTGCTAGGTGGATTTTTCTTGAGGACCACTACTCCTATAGCTTTCCGTGATAATGTTCAAGAAGAGGAATTGTTGAATGCGGACCTTCCGACGATCCCCTTAACTGTAATTCAACAGGCCACAAATAACTTTTCAGAGTCGTCTAAATTAGGAGAAGGCGGATTTGGCCCTGTCTACAAG AAGTTGCTGTCAAAAGGCATGCAGAGATGTCAGGTCAAGGTTTAG
- the LOC11416399 gene encoding cysteine-rich receptor-like protein kinase 25 isoform X1, giving the protein MKTSPHNMTYTTRFLSFILLNLLLFMILTTAQSPFYMYSVCENSTQKILNASYQSNVNNFLSWTTSDSAKQTVSNHNTIVSNNNNDHDTVYGFYDCRGDITGSFCQFCINTVVRDIAKYCPNSVSAMIWYDLCIMGYTNQNPSGRVIVTPSWNVTGSKIVKDSTELAKSENNMMSLIRKVTTEGNPNWAMGEFNWSDTEKRYGMVQCNRDLSKDGCRQCLEAMLDRVPQCCGTKVGWVVVSPSCGMKIDDYNFYGQQTGSPSPLPNPGKQEGSSKTKTLIIILVTVPLAVALLSCCVYYCWRKNGLGKASLLGGFFLRTTTPIAFRDNVQEEELLNADLPTIPLTVIQQATNNFSESSKLGEGGFGPVYKGTLPNGTEVAVKRHAEMSGQGLEEFKNEVIFIAKLQHRN; this is encoded by the exons ATGAAAACGTCACCACACAACATGACTTATACTACAAGGTTTCTAAGCTTCATTCTCCTTAATCTCCTCCTCTTCATGATCCTAACAACTGCACAATCACCATTTTATATGTATAGTGTTTGCGAGAATTCAACTCAAAAAATACTCAACGCTTCGTACCAATCCAACGTTAACAACTTTCTGTCATGGACAACATCGGATTCTGCCAAACAAACAGTATCTAACCACAACACCATagttagcaacaacaacaatgatcaTGATACGGTTTATGGGTTCTATGATTGTCGGGGTGACATCACAGGAAGTTTCTGTCAATTTTGTATCAACACTGTTGTTAGAGATATTGCAAAATATTGTCCCAACAGTGTCTCAGCTATGATATGGTATGATTTATGCATCATGGGTTACACTAACCAGAATCCCTCGGGAAGAGTTATTGTAACTCCATCATGGAATGTAACCGGATCTAAAATCGTTAAAGACTCGACAGAACTTGCGAAATCTGAGAATAACATGATGAGTTTGATACGAAAAGTGACGACAGAAGGCAATCCCAATTGGGCAATGGGTGAGTTCAATTGGAGTGACACTGAGAAAAGGTATGGTATGGTGCAGTGTAATAGAGACCTTAGTAAGGATGGGTGTAGACAGTGTTTGGAGGCTATGTTGGATAGAGTTCCACAGTGCTGTGGAACAAAGGTTGGATGGGTAGTTGTGTCTCCTAGTTGTGGGATGAAGATTGATGATTATAATTTCTACGGACAACAAACAGGATCTCCTTCTCCTTTGCCAAATCCAG GCAAGCAGGAAGGATCAAGTAAAACTAAAACCTTAATCATCATCTTAGTAACTGTACCTTTGGCAGTAGCTCTACTAAGCTGTTGTGTCTACTATTGCTGGAGAAAGAATGGGTTAGGTAAAG CTTCCTTGCTAGGTGGATTTTTCTTGAGGACCACTACTCCTATAGCTTTCCGTGATAATGTTCAAGAAGAGGAATTGTTGAATGCGGACCTTCCGACGATCCCCTTAACTGTAATTCAACAGGCCACAAATAACTTTTCAGAGTCGTCTAAATTAGGAGAAGGCGGATTTGGCCCTGTCTACAAG GGTACTTTACCAAATGGCACAGAAGTTGCTGTCAAAAGGCATGCAGAGATGTCAGGTCAAGGTTTAGAGGAGTTCAAGAATGAAGTAATCTTCATAGCTAAACTGCAACACAGAaactga
- the LOC11411800 gene encoding putative receptor-like protein kinase At4g00960 yields the protein MSNKILGMVNEKNSTMKMSKHNMTCTTRFLSFIFLHFFLFMILTTAQSPFYLYSICENSTEKTLNTSYQSNVNSLLSWINSDSDLGTISNHNIIGSNNSDDHDNVYGLYGCRGDITGSFCRFCINTAVREIAQRCPNSVSALIWYDVCVMGYTNQNTTGKVIVTPSWNITGSRNVKDSTELGKAENNMMSLIRKVTTESSPVWATGEFIWSDTEKRYGLVQCNRDLSKDGCKECLEAMLDLVPQCCGTKVAWAVMSPSCGLKIDDYMFYQLQTESPPMPNPGKQEGTSKAKTLIIIFVSITVAVALLSCWVYSYWRKNRLSKASLLGGMLSRTITPISFRNQVQRQDSFNGELPTIPLTIIEQSTDDFSESYKLGEGGFGPVYKGTLPDGREVAVKRLSETSSQGSEEFKNEVIFIAKLQHRNLAKLLGYCIEGDEKILVYEYMPNSSLDFHLFNEEKHKHLDWKLRLSIINGIARGLLYLHEDSRLRVIHRDLKASNVLLDDEMNPKISDFGLARTFDKDQCQTKTKRVFGTYGYMAPEYAMAGLFSVKSDVFSFGVLVLEIIYGKRNGDFFLSEHMQSLLLYTWKLWCEGKCLELIDPFHQKTYIESEVLKCIHIGLLCVQEDAADRPTMSTVVRMLGSDTVDLPKPTQPAFSVGRKSKNEDQISKNSKDNSVDEETITIVSPR from the exons ATGTCCAATAAAATTCTTGGAAtggttaatgaaaaaaattcaaccaTGAAAATGTCAAAACACAACATGACTTGTACTACAAGGTTTCTAAGCTTCATTTTCCTTCATTTCTTCCTCTTCATGATCCTAACAACTGCACAATCACCATTTTACTTGTACAGTATTTGCGAGAATTCAACAGAAAAAACACTTAACACTTCATACCAATCCAACGTTAATAGCCTTCTCTCATGGATAAACTCAGATTCTGACTTAGGCACAATATCTAACCACAACATCATAGGTAGCAACAACAGCGATGATCATGACAATGTTTATGGGTTATACGGTTGTCGAGGTGACATCACAGGAAGTTTCTGCCGATTCTGTATCAACACTGCTGTTAGAGAAATCGCTCAACGTTGTCCTAACAGTGTTTCGGCTTTGATATGGTATGATGTATGCGTCATGGGTTACACAAACCAGAATACGACAGGAAAAGTTATTGTAACACCATCATGGAATATAACCGGATCCAGAAACGTTAAGGACTCAACAGAACTTGGGAAAGCTGAGAATAACATGATGAGTTTGATACGCAAAGTGACTACAGAATCCAGTCCCGTTTGGGCAACGGGTGAGTTCATTTGGAGTGACACCGAGAAAAGGTATGGTTTGGTGCAGTGTAATAGAGACCTTAGTAAGGATGGGTGCAAAGAGTGTCTAGAGGCTATGTTGGATTTAGTTCCTCAGTGTTGTGGAACAAAGGTAGCGTGGGCCGTTATGTCTCCTAGCTGTGGgcttaaaattgatgattatatGTTCTACCAACTGCAAACAGAATCTCCTCCTATGCCGAATCCAG GCAAGCAGGAAGGTACAAGTAAAGCTAAAACCTTGATCATCATCTTCGTAAGTATAACAGTGGCAGTAGCTCTACTAAGCTGTTGGGTCTACTCTTACTGGAGAAAGAATAGGTTAAGTAAAG CTTCCTTGCTAGGTGGTATGCTGTCGAGGACCATTACACCTATATCTTTCCGTAATCAGGTTCAAAGACAGGATTCATTCAATGGAGAACTTCCTACAATCCCTTTAACTATAATTGAACAAAGTACCGATGACTTTTCAGAGTCATATAAATTAGGAGAAGGTGGATTTGGCCCAGTTTACAAG GGTACTTTACCAGATGGCAGAGAAGTTGCTGTCAAAAGGCTTTCGGAAACGTCGAGTCAAGGTTCAGAGGAGTTCAAGAATGAAGTAATATTCATAGCTAAACTGCAACATAGAAACCTTGCAAAACTCTTGGGTTACTGCATTGAGGGAGATGAAAAAATACTAGTATATGAGTACATGCCGAATTCAAGCCTTGACTTTCACCTTTTCA ATGAGGAAAAACATAAGCATCTAGATTGGAAATTACGACTAAGCATTATCAATGGAATTGCAAGAGGATTGCTATACCTTCATGAGGATTCTCGACTTAGAGTAATCCACAGAGATCTGAAAGCCAGCAATGTTCTTCTGGATGATGAAATGAATCCAAAAATATCAGATTTTGGATTGGCAAGAACATTTGATAAAGACCAATGtcagacaaaaacaaaaagagtttTTGGCACCTA tggATACATGGCTCCTGAATACGCTATGGCTGGGTTATTTTCAGTGAAATCCGATGTTTTCAGCTTTGGAGTTCTTGTGTTAGAAATAATATACGGAAaaagaaatggcgacttctttcTTTCAgaacatatgcaaagtcttctACTATAT ACTTGGAAACTCTGGTGTGAAGGGAAATGTTTGGAATTAATCGATCCATTCCACCAAAAAACATACATTGAAAGTGAAGTCTTGAAGTGTATACACATTGGTTTACTTTGTGTACAAGAAGATGCAGCAGATCGACCAACGATGTCCACCGTTGTTCGCATGCTAGGGAGTGACACAGTAGACCTTCCGAAACCCACGCAACCAGCATTTTCAGTTGGCAGAAAGTCCAAGAATGAAgatcaaatttcaaaaaattctaAGGATAATTCTGTTGATGAAGAAACCATAACTATTGTTTCACCTAGATAG
- the LOC11416399 gene encoding cysteine-rich receptor-like protein kinase 25 isoform X2 translates to MKTSPHNMTYTTRFLSFILLNLLLFMILTTAQSPFYMYSVCENSTQKILNASYQSNVNNFLSWTTSDSAKQTVSNHNTIVSNNNNDHDTVYGFYDCRGDITGSFCQFCINTVVRDIAKYCPNSVSAMIWYDLCIMGYTNQNPSGRVIVTPSWNVTGSKIVKDSTELAKSENNMMSLIRKVTTEGNPNWAMGEFNWSDTEKRYGMVQCNRDLSKDGCRQCLEAMLDRVPQCCGTKVGWVVVSPSCGMKIDDYNFYGQQTGSPSPLPNPGKQEGSSKTKTLIIILVTVPLAVALLSCCVYYCWRKNGLGKGGFFLRTTTPIAFRDNVQEEELLNADLPTIPLTVIQQATNNFSESSKLGEGGFGPVYKGTLPNGTEVAVKRHAEMSGQGLEEFKNEVIFIAKLQHRN, encoded by the exons ATGAAAACGTCACCACACAACATGACTTATACTACAAGGTTTCTAAGCTTCATTCTCCTTAATCTCCTCCTCTTCATGATCCTAACAACTGCACAATCACCATTTTATATGTATAGTGTTTGCGAGAATTCAACTCAAAAAATACTCAACGCTTCGTACCAATCCAACGTTAACAACTTTCTGTCATGGACAACATCGGATTCTGCCAAACAAACAGTATCTAACCACAACACCATagttagcaacaacaacaatgatcaTGATACGGTTTATGGGTTCTATGATTGTCGGGGTGACATCACAGGAAGTTTCTGTCAATTTTGTATCAACACTGTTGTTAGAGATATTGCAAAATATTGTCCCAACAGTGTCTCAGCTATGATATGGTATGATTTATGCATCATGGGTTACACTAACCAGAATCCCTCGGGAAGAGTTATTGTAACTCCATCATGGAATGTAACCGGATCTAAAATCGTTAAAGACTCGACAGAACTTGCGAAATCTGAGAATAACATGATGAGTTTGATACGAAAAGTGACGACAGAAGGCAATCCCAATTGGGCAATGGGTGAGTTCAATTGGAGTGACACTGAGAAAAGGTATGGTATGGTGCAGTGTAATAGAGACCTTAGTAAGGATGGGTGTAGACAGTGTTTGGAGGCTATGTTGGATAGAGTTCCACAGTGCTGTGGAACAAAGGTTGGATGGGTAGTTGTGTCTCCTAGTTGTGGGATGAAGATTGATGATTATAATTTCTACGGACAACAAACAGGATCTCCTTCTCCTTTGCCAAATCCAG GCAAGCAGGAAGGATCAAGTAAAACTAAAACCTTAATCATCATCTTAGTAACTGTACCTTTGGCAGTAGCTCTACTAAGCTGTTGTGTCTACTATTGCTGGAGAAAGAATGGGTTAGGTAAAG GTGGATTTTTCTTGAGGACCACTACTCCTATAGCTTTCCGTGATAATGTTCAAGAAGAGGAATTGTTGAATGCGGACCTTCCGACGATCCCCTTAACTGTAATTCAACAGGCCACAAATAACTTTTCAGAGTCGTCTAAATTAGGAGAAGGCGGATTTGGCCCTGTCTACAAG GGTACTTTACCAAATGGCACAGAAGTTGCTGTCAAAAGGCATGCAGAGATGTCAGGTCAAGGTTTAGAGGAGTTCAAGAATGAAGTAATCTTCATAGCTAAACTGCAACACAGAaactga